The Salvelinus fontinalis isolate EN_2023a chromosome 9, ASM2944872v1, whole genome shotgun sequence sequence gatttcttttgatttttccagtatgtcaagcaaagaggcaatgagtttgaaggtaggccttgaaatacatccacaggtacacctccaattgactcaaattatgtcaattagcctatcagaagcttctaaagccatgacatcattttctggaattttccaagctgtttaaaggcgcagtcgacttagtgtatgtaaacttctgacccactggaattgtgatacagtgaattatacgtgaaataatctgtctgtaaacaattgttggaaaaattacaaattagatgtcctaaccgacttgccaaaactatagtttgttaacaagaaatttgtggagtggttgaaaaactagttttaatgactccaacctaagtgtatttaaactaacgacttcaactgtatgtgtgtttgtgttttaaaCATGACAGTTTTAGGAGCTACAGTATCTACCGTGTGTCTCTCTACAATCTGTGAAATACATCTACTGTCCTTGCCTGTCTCTTACACCTTCTcacattttttcttcttcttttactTCATTACCGGAAAAACACAATAGAACAATCACACACTAACAGGTGTCAATTAATCAACATAGATTTAAACGGATCCCATGTCTAATTCAAGCAAGATGGTGGTGTATCAGCAGCTGCAGATTGGCGGATGTAATATGTTCATACAGTAGGAGGTTTGTGGGTTAAAGGTCAGGTTTAATGGGGAGATGGGCGGTGTTGTTTAGGGCATTATAGGAACAGGAAGTGAAGTGTCTTCATCCTGATACTCAGGTCCAGTCATCTTCGTTCTACCAAAATTTAAAACACCAGCATTAAAGAAAAATGCTGACAATAATGAAAATAAGATTCAGTGTCATCCCAGTGATTACTGTGAAAGATATTATATCTACATCTTTACACACCAAGAATGAAACAGTTCCTTCGAAAAGTATGAaaacaatacaaataaaaaaataccaaTATTTTCAGACGCTAGGTAGTTTTCTGTTGACATGGAATCAGAGATAAATATTTCCCATGCTTTCCCTTGCATTAAGAGAAAATACAATTGTGGTTTTGGAAAAACGAATCTATCCATTTGCAAATATTTCATCTGTAATTGATAACCTTGTGACACCCATTCCTGTAATTCAGCTAAAATGCTTTCTAGTTAACAAAAGAGCCAGTGTTCAAACAAAACCATATAATTATTTTAAAACATCATACACTATGCACAGGTAGGCAGAAATAAAAAGGTAGAGATGGTCAGCTCCATAAGAGGGCCCTGAGGGACAACAGTTGTCCCCACTCACTGACAGGTCATGAGCCTCAACGGCTCAGGAAAAGCAAGTTGTCATGAGCAAGAAATGCTTCAAACAATCACAATCAAATCAAGATAATTGTAATATAAACAGTTAAATTAAGCTTGCTCAGGAGATTAAATGTTGGATCTAAAAGTCCCGTTATCAACATTCTGTGAACCCtggaggtgagaggggagggagagggctaGGGGACAGGTATTGAGGTGGTGGGGAAGGGAAGGTGGGCACAAATGTGTGTGCAGGTAGCGTATCTCCGCTCTTAGTGTAATACGAACTTTGACCCATAAGAAGAAATAAGTTACCATAGTAACAATACCGGGAACGTCAGCGTCCGAGCAGCTAACCAGTGCCTGGTGAGTAACAGTCACATTTACTTCAGACAGTCCAGACATGGTGCTATGCCATGGTGGCACTGACACAGGTGAATAGCTGGGGCTGGGCTGTGAGGGGACACTGTGCAGAGACAGGCATGTTCACTTGACGTGCTCAGCGCTGTGGGAGGAACAGTAGTACTTTTTGTGGGCAATGAACGTGGACAGGCTGCTGAACTTGATATTGCACAGCCGGCAGAAGCGGATGTTACCGTTCTGCAAAGGGGAGACCAGGAGGGTCTTGGGTGTGGTAGGTGCCGGGACAGCAACAGGGAGTGGGAGACCCAGGGTGACGGCTGCCCTGTCTGGAAGCAGAGCAACAGCAGCCTGGTGGTTCATAACCCCAACCTCCCTCAGGACCTCAGGCACAGGGGACACAGTCAGGGGGAGGGACCTGGTGGGAGACACAGCAGGAGGGGCTGCTTTGGGGGAGCTGCCACCCCCAGCATGGGGACCCAGGGGGCTAATGTTcaccaggggagaggaggaggagacagtgtcCATTCTGACCCGAATGTTGATGCTGTCCCTGCGGGTCTGGAGGCCCAGTTTGGGCGGGGTGGCTGGGGTCTCATCCCTGGGGCTCAGGCTGGGGCTGATGACAGCTGGCTGGCCCTCCAGGTTCAAGACCAGGCCATGCATGGATCTGAAGTGCTCCACCAGGTCACAGGTCACCGCCCTATTGGGAGGGCAGTAGGGGCAGACCACAGGAGGAGAGCCTGGGCATTTGGCTGCAGGGCCGCTGTGAAGGGATGTTGCCTCAGAGCCAGGCAAAGCTGAGGGGTGAGGGCTGGGCGAGGCCCCCTGAGGAGCATTCTCTGTGGGGATCCCATTGGCCTCGGGGgaagtggaggctggtctcttcAGCCTGTGGAGCGTCTTCAGGGTGTGGGGCTGCAGGGTGGTGGCTGGGCAGTAGTAGGTCTTGTGGGCCAGGTAGTTTTCAATGCTGTTGAAGCTGATGCTACAGGCGGTGCACTTGTGGTAGTCAGTGAGGGGCAGAGCAGAGATGCTGCTGCCCCGTGGGGAGTCCCTCAGACGGGGCCTCTTACTCAGGTCGATTGGGCCATCTCCATCAGGGCTGGTGCTACTGGAAGTGGCTGGACACAGGCCCAAGGCCATGGCTGGAACAGGGGCCTCCAGGACCTTCCCCACTGAGGCAGCAGCCTCCTGCTTCACAGCCAGGCCCAGCCCTGGAGCAGGGGAAAAGGCAATAGCAGCAGCATTGGCTAGGGCCTCAGTCCGAGCCATGTGGATCTCATACATCTTCTTCCTCTTGCGCGTGCGGATGGGCTGAGGCAGGAAGGTGGCTTTGCCAGTGCTTGACCGCTGGTTGGACGGATCGTGGCGCGATGCACAATAGAAGCGCTTGTGGACCGTGTAGTTCTCATGGCGACTGAAGTGAATGTTGCAGGCCTGACAGAAGGTCCTGGTGGGGTCTTCTTCCTGGTCCTCTGCTGAGCAGCTGGGGCTCTGGCTGCCCTCACTGGCCAGGCCtcgtcctcctccaccaccttccccctcagaggaagaggaggacacagcCTCCTTCACCCCAGGGTTCTCACTTTTCACCTCCACCAGCTTGCCCTCTGTGCCGGTGCTGCCTGGAACAGGGTCTGAGTCACTGTGGGAGGCTGTGGCAGCCTGAGGGGATGAACCGTGTCCGACAGAGGGGACGGTGACCCCTGAGGCCCCCTCCTTCACTGGGCAAGCCACGTCTCCCTGCTGGTGCCTGCTGGAGCAGTAGAGCTTCTTGTGAACGTAgaagttgttgatgttgttgaaggtGATGTCACACTCTAAGCAGGTGGCCCCCTTGTGGACAGTGGCAGTAGTGCCTGCGGGATAGAAGGCTGGTGCTGCCCCAGGGGACACCTGGCCCTGCTTCAGCCGGCTGTGGACCATCTCAGACATCTTGGCCAGGATCTCTGAGGCCTGGGGCAGGATGGCTGCCTCTGGGCTAAAGATGTACTGTGGCAGGAACACTGCTCCTCCAGGCAGCACTGAGCCAGCACCTCCCAGGTGGGCAGGGCTGGAGCCAGGGGTGGGGCTGGTTGGCTCTGCCTTCACGGCCACAGCAAAGGGACTCCTGGGGGAGGTGGAGGTCTGAGAGCACCCTACCCCTGTGTGTCCATGGCTCTTCCCCTCccggtcctcctcctcctgcccctCATTCTCAGAGTCCGAGCGCAGCTCCTCTTTGATCCTCATGTCTGTGGGGAGGTGGTCAGGTGGGCTGCAGCCTCGCGGGGTGGCTGAGCTCCCATTGGCCCCAGGGCTGGAGGAGTCAGGGTGGGGTACGCAGGCAGGGGGCTCCGGGTGGTCAGCTGAGGAGGGGGTGCTCTGGCGGGGTGAGGGGCTCCTCTCTGCCGGGACCCTCACCTCCAGGTGTGTGCGAACGTGCTGTTGGAGCTGGCCGGGTGAGTCTGTGATGTGGCCACATATCTGACATTTCAACACAACACCAGAGTCTCCTGGACTTAGACctgccacagagagacagagacacacactattAGAAATTGGTTTCTTACTATTAAACATAACATTAGATCACTGGTGATTATGCTTCATCGCCTATAGGATTGAATCATCATCAATATACCCATAATCTCTCATGGACAGACCCTCCAAAAAACACACGTTATATTGTCACATACCCTGAATAGGTGCTgtgaaatgtgttattttacagttTCAGCCATATTAGAACAACACCCCTGGAGCAAAgtagggttaagtgtcttgctcaagggcacattgacagatttgtcATCTTGTCGGCTCTTCGAACCAGCGAGCTTTCGGTTactggaccaacgctctaaccgcaaggctacctgccgcccttacACTATGTAAACATAAAGGGTACTGTAGAATCGGTCTAGAGACAATGGGAAGCAtcggacagcagcagcagtagttctGGGGCTTGAGTTTTTCGTCACTGGTTATTTGGGTGTACGAGGGAGGTGCTTAAACTTGGGGCGGGGATACGCTTCGAGGTTATTCCTCCGATTGCAGACTACGAGAACCTGGCCATGCTTGATATATCACATTTTTACCGTAGCCAAGTATGCAAAAACGTCTTTTCCCTGTTAGCATTTTTAAGCACAACTGTTGCAGTGGCTTAAAACGAAGGGATGAAATGGACACTGTTAATTCAAAATAGTGTTGAAAACAGCCTCACATATCCATGGTGAGTCTTACACTGCTTTCGTGTGTCAACATGGATGATAAatacaaaggggggggggggggggggctttggctGAGAGTTTCTGTTTGCGAGGGTGGAGACTTTACAAATCACGTTTTCTAATTTCTAACACGTCTCCCCCAGAACTTAATCAACCATCTGACCAAATTTCACAATATTTTAGTTCTGGGTAACCTATATTAATATACCCATAGAAAACATGGTATCTCTGCATAGTTGCTGTTCTGAAGTAGAGGCAATGCTGTTATCCTCTCACTGCAATTGTAAACAAAAAATGTCAGTCTGTTCATGTATTTACCTGTGGACAGAGGCAGTTTGGGCAGGCCAGGACCTGGGGAGTACACTTCACTGCGCGAGCCAGGCTGACAAACCATGTGACTGGTGACCAGGTGGCTGTAGAGAATGTCCCTCGTGGTGGAGATGAAGCCACAGCCGTGACACACTCCGTTTTGCGTGTCCGTGTGCACCTTCAGGTGACGCTCACAGTTGGCTTTAGTGGTGAAGGCCGACAGGCAGATCAGACACACAAAGGGACGCTCACCTACAGACACACAGGATACAACACAAGAGAGACAGGTCAACAAAAGTGTCTAACgctaacatacactgagtgtacaaaacattaggaacaccttcctaatatggagttgcacccccctttgccctcagaacagcctcagggcatgctctacaaggtgtcgaaagcgttccacagggatgctggcccgtgttgactgcaatacttcccacagttgtgtcaagtcggctggatgtcctttgggtggtggaccattcttgattcacAGGGGAAACAGTTAGgcgtgaaaagcccagcagcgttgcagttcttgacacagtcAAACCTGTGtggctggcacctactaccataccctgttcaaaggcacttaaatattttgtcttgcccattcaccctctgaatggcacacacacacaatccatgtctcaattgtctcaaggcttaaaaatcattctttaactcatctcctccccttcatctacactgactgaaatggatttaacaagtgacatcaataaatcaaataacattttatttgtcacgtacacatggttagcagatgttaaatgcgagtgtagcgaaatgcttgtgcttctagttccgacagtgcagtaatgtctaacaagtaatcttacaattccccaacaactacctaatacacacaaatgtaaaggagtgaatgagaatatgtagaTGTAAGtgtatggatgagcaatggccgaggggcataggcaaggtgcaatagatgttataaaatacagtatatatatgtgatatgagtaatgtaagatatgtaaacattcttaaagtggcattatttagagtggcattgtataaagtgactagtgatccatttattaaagcggcctgtgattgggtctcaatgtaggcagcagcctctctgagttagtgattgctgtttagcagtctgatgggatcatagctttcacctggattcacctgatcagtctatgcCATGGATAGATCATGTTTTGAACATTCAGTGTAGGTCTTTTAACACACAATGACCACCAGTAGACATGCTTACCCTAATAATACAAAAATAGAGAAAAGGTCCTACTGTTATAACTGGCTATTAAAAGTGCAATACTTACACAAATATTCACACTTATGGAATctgctttgagagagagagctaaagtaATGTTTTGTTAGAGAGGTGACAGTTCTCACCACTGTGTGTCCGCATGTGGATCTCCAGGGAGCTGGCGCTGGGGCAGCTCTTGTTACATTGTGGGAAGGGGCATACACGCTCATTGGGGTAGGAGTCCTTGGGCTTGTCCTGTGGAGGGGAGCAGGAGGACTGCTGCTTCTGCCGGCTGGCACAGTAGTACATGAGGTGGGCCTGGAGGTTCCTCTCACTGCGGTACCAGATCCCACAGTCCTTACACGGGAAGATGTCCTCTGGACCAAGCAAACAAACAACTGTTAACTCTATCCCGGCAACAACCAATCACTTATCAAATGAGTGGTACATAAACAATGCACGAGAGCAGTGAAACTGATTCCATGTGATCCGCTTACACATTAAAACGTTACATAGACACTTTCATGTATACATCATGTTCATTGATGTGTACACACATCACCACACACGCATTCAGCTGCGTCACATGATCGATTCAATTGCGGAGCCGAGAAAAAACACTTGATATTGCTCCGGGGTCTCCAAGGCAACAAGAGCACAGAGGTTGTGGGAGCGAGCGCCCGCCCGCGCGGGGTAATCGTACTGATCTGGTGTCAGGGCTCATGTTAAACAGGCTATTTTTGATAACGTCCGTAATTACCCACAGTCCTCAGCACAGAGCTTCTACAGCAGGAACCGGGGATACGGCTGATCATGTTTTACCCTTTAGCTTGATTTGTGGTGATTAATCATGCACTCATCACAGCATGTCCATGCCTGCTCCCGCTGCTGACTACACTGCCAATAAGGGACTTTATGAAAAAGCGTGAAGGCAATTACAATGCAGTCTACCTCTGAGACCAGGCGGTACAGAGGAGTTACATTGCCACCTTGTGGTGTACTGGGTGAGTGAGAAAATGTGGCACGGTGAACTGTTGCACTTTCATTTATCTAGGTTCAAACATTGAGTCCCTCAGCATCTGTTGTTCACATTGACATtatatacacagtacagtaactgCCAATGCTTTGTGCTATGCATGTGGTCaccatagacattaaaaccagtagaTGGTGTTAGCGCTGACATTCCTATGGAAAACTCCCGATGGCGCATGAAGTATTTGAATTTTTAGCGCCATATTGCTGAATGGGGCTGAATAGCACCAGAAAATAGCTAAAGATCATAGTGAAAGTGGCCTTAACTAGCAAAGGATCATGGTCAATGTAAatacaaatttgttcttaactgacttgcctagttaattaaaggttacATTGTACTTGTTTTCATCCTGCCTGAGAGCGTCAACCTGCCTGAGAGTCAACCTTAATGTCAATGGTGTGAGGGCGCGAGCCTCCTTGTAGCATGCCGGCCCGTGATTGGTCTGTGTCAGAACGTGGTCCTGTGTGACGACAAATGTAGTAGTCAGAATGGGtcactatttaattaaatatctcAATTTGTAGCGAACTTTCAAATAATGTTTGGCCGTTCTGTCGATTGTAATTGACATAGGCTTTTTAGGGCAGAACAGGCCTTTCGGCCCCCTCTAGGTTTCTACGCAGTAGCCGACCAGCAGACCTCGTGACTTCCCTCTCCAGACCGGACACTGGGGTCTTGGGTGCTTACACAGACACATGTACGAAAGCACACAAGACACACTTATAAAAAGAACACATTATTATCCTGAGCAATCTGAAACTCACTGTTGACAACTGCCGTGGCCAAGATGGCTGCCATCCCAGCCTGCTGGGGGAGGAGCTGTATCTCAGAGTGGAGGGATGCTGGGTAGACACCTGTAGGCTCCTCCTTCACCGCTACACCCTGGGTCTTAGAGGGGGACCGTTGCTCCATAGAGGGTGTAGACAGCGTAGCCAGCAGACCGTCCCCTGTGGAGATGTCCTGGGTTACCTTACAATACAGCTCCTCACCTAGGGAGAAGAGATAgagtcacacacaacaacacacgtcACACCGGGGGCATTAACTGAAACATACATGGTGTTGTACAGTATGTTATCTATGGAATGTATAGTAATCTATAGTAGGTCAAACGATCTCCGTTCTGGTCTCACTCTAATAAGAGACCTCTGATTGTAAACCTGGATAAGAGCACCATAACTAAAAATGTAACAATGCAAATGGTGCAATATCTGCATGAGTGCTGTGTTGATTGTTTGGGCAGTTTGTAGAACCTTGGCTGTAGATGGTACAGTTGGTATCTGTTGCATCAGAGGTTAACAGGACTCTACGGAGCCAGCAGTCTGTGTCCTCACACACCAGGCTCAACCTGGAGATCTGTAGacacacaaataaacaaacaGAGACCGTCAGACTTGCTCTGGAAACACATGGTCACGTTTTTAATACAGAATGAGGTGCGGCAAATAATTATCATAAGCCATCATCAAGTATCCTCTGATTCTCACACACTTCTTTTCCAAGTCTTTTCTGACAAACCAATTTTGATACAGAACATTACCTACTGAACCTACTGAAAAGTGAGGTTTAACAATGAATTAATCCTGACAATGTCCTCTGAATAAACTGTTCAATAATTAAAGCACATCTAATATACACTACAATAAAGGGACTAATCTTTTCCAGCAGTAAGGGGCAGGCCCGTAACATGGGCAATCAGAAGcatagagggagaggaaggggaaacAGGCTGAACAAAGACTCACAGAAAAGAGCTATAGACAGggcatggagaaagagagggaaggaacaGAGACcccaggagagaggagaaggtaagAAAGGAGATCTGATGACGTTGTAGTGCTCCTATTCACCCGGAAGCCATCTCAGGAGCTTTTCTCAATACACGTTGGGACAAAAGGTGTGTGAGTGGAGGGAAGTCATAatctagctgtgtgtgttgaaGAATGTGTGTCAGTGTCTGCACATGTGTGAGTGCTGCTGAAGCCAGGGCAGGGCAgaccagagagaaacacacacctgtgCCGTCCTCAGCACAATCTTGTCTTTGTTCAGTGGAGGCTCACAGAGCATTCCACCTGACAATCACTCCCACAGGCTTATCGTGTGTCTGCATGAGACACACACTCATCTACGTACCTCTGTATGTTACGGCACAGTTAAGCAGAGTGCGTTCGTAACCAAATATCTTATAGCAGTCCCAGTAAAATGTTGGTTCAATGATACATTCATGAGAGTGTGTAGTAAAACCATAAACACAGTAGCATTAGGTTGAGCTCCACAACTACCGTATAGTATAGTTGCACAAGGCCTATAGCAGCTCTTCTCCTGTATGGAGTCCTGCGGACATATAGATTCTAGAACACTGTCTCCACTAGGTGGCAGCAGTCATTCAGCAGCAACAGCCCTGACAGACACCGCTTCAGGGGaaccacagtcagtcagtcagtctgcttgCTACAGGGGATACCTTGGTACATATATTCCAACATGGCACCACATGGACTGAAACTTTTTGAGAGAATATGAGGTATGAGTTTAAACTGACGTGTGTACAAGGACTGGGGGTATATGGGGTGAGTTGGGAGGCAAGGGAGGACAGTGGAAGGATTTATTTCTGAATCGGTCTGTTCTAGCCTGAAGACGCTGCGTATTGTATTTCATGGGGAACTTGCGCTGATGTAGAGATATGGCTTCTTTTGTTTTAGTTAGTAACCCAATGCTGGAGCCGTCTGAGCTATAAGTGCTGCTAATTTGTTTCAGACTAATTTATCATAAATCTATCACGATGCTTTGGTATTCACTGAAGAAAAGGCCAGTGTGGTCCGACTTGAGGAAATTTCACAGGAACATTTCACACAAGACTACTGTATATAGGACAGAAAAATAAAACCTTACAACAGAATCAGTTGGGAGTTTTGGACAGTTTGAACAAATGCAAAATGCTCTCAGAGACTCTCTGAGACTAGCAGAGAGAAGATGAGGTGGATATGGTGGTTTAGCTGGCTCTGATCTGGCTTTGGGCCCTGACTGCACTGGGGCTTGAATGATGGCTGGAACCAACACACAGTGAGATAATATGAACTAAAAGACATGGGGCAAGATTGCAGTTTGATAGGATGTGTAATTAACAAAGCCAACAGAGGCTGTGGCCGCCAAAGATTGTTGAGTTAAGAGGAGCAGAGAAGCCTCTAGTATCACATCTCCCTAGCCTAGAGGACATAATCAACAATCACAGTATCAAATTAAACATATAATCAAATGGCAAGTCCCTgcctctgaacacacacacacacacacacacacacacacacacacacacacacgcacacacacacacacacacacacacacacaccaccactagtgATGTAAACTATCCCACAATGCAGTGTGCAACATCCCTAACTGAAACACTTTctaaggaggagggagagaacaaGGAGGGCGGAGCCAGAGGAGGACTAAAAGACTAAGAGGAGAAGTGAATGTTGCTCAGCGCTGCCTGCGTTCACCCTGGTGGTCTCCCTAGGATCCAGGCACTTTGAGAGCGCTTCAAGTCCCTCAGTGAGGGAGTCTTTGAGGTGCAGTCTAAGCCCCCTCTTCTGGACCCTCGTCTCTCATGAATATTAATCAGCTCAGCCGGGCTTTAATCTGCCTGATCCCCGCACTGCTGCCGCCGTGACGATAGCAAATCTAATTATTTGGTCTGATA is a genomic window containing:
- the LOC129862568 gene encoding zinc finger protein ZFPM1-like, whose translation is MSRRKQSKPRQIKRSIGDLEGGEDNAPDDVSLSGDEGGASDSAECDSSSTPPYTPLYNEEPRTHESLCAPDDDDEEEEKGPTHTEEEMEEEEDCLHWRGPDDLELSDDAAYPRVLACRNLTTDTLWGPYAGIVQTEDAGDDQESEISRLSLVCEDTDCWLRRVLLTSDATDTNCTIYSQGEELYCKVTQDISTGDGLLATLSTPSMEQRSPSKTQGVAVKEEPTGVYPASLHSEIQLLPQQAGMAAILATAVVNKDIFPCKDCGIWYRSERNLQAHLMYYCASRQKQQSSCSPPQDKPKDSYPNERVCPFPQCNKSCPSASSLEIHMRTHSGERPFVCLICLSAFTTKANCERHLKVHTDTQNGVCHGCGFISTTRDILYSHLVTSHMVCQPGSRSEVYSPGPGLPKLPLSTGLSPGDSGVVLKCQICGHITDSPGQLQQHVRTHLEVRVPAERSPSPRQSTPSSADHPEPPACVPHPDSSSPGANGSSATPRGCSPPDHLPTDMRIKEELRSDSENEGQEEEDREGKSHGHTGVGCSQTSTSPRSPFAVAVKAEPTSPTPGSSPAHLGGAGSVLPGGAVFLPQYIFSPEAAILPQASEILAKMSEMVHSRLKQGQVSPGAAPAFYPAGTTATVHKGATCLECDITFNNINNFYVHKKLYCSSRHQQGDVACPVKEGASGVTVPSVGHGSSPQAATASHSDSDPVPGSTGTEGKLVEVKSENPGVKEAVSSSSSEGEGGGGGRGLASEGSQSPSCSAEDQEEDPTRTFCQACNIHFSRHENYTVHKRFYCASRHDPSNQRSSTGKATFLPQPIRTRKRKKMYEIHMARTEALANAAAIAFSPAPGLGLAVKQEAAASVGKVLEAPVPAMALGLCPATSSSTSPDGDGPIDLSKRPRLRDSPRGSSISALPLTDYHKCTACSISFNSIENYLAHKTYYCPATTLQPHTLKTLHRLKRPASTSPEANGIPTENAPQGASPSPHPSALPGSEATSLHSGPAAKCPGSPPVVCPYCPPNRAVTCDLVEHFRSMHGLVLNLEGQPAVISPSLSPRDETPATPPKLGLQTRRDSINIRVRMDTVSSSSPLVNISPLGPHAGGGSSPKAAPPAVSPTRSLPLTVSPVPEVLREVGVMNHQAAVALLPDRAAVTLGLPLPVAVPAPTTPKTLLVSPLQNGNIRFCRLCNIKFSSLSTFIAHKKYYCSSHSAEHVK